ATGCCGGTTTTCGCTCCGCGGGGTTGATTAGTCGCGTTGCCGAGGTCTGAGCGACGTTGTCGCGCACCTTCGCGGTCGGGTAGAGATGAGCGACAGTGTCGCTCGTAGCGTGGCAACACCGCACTATGGTTCGGCAGGGCGAACCACCTCTCCGGCCGATTAGCGGGCTGCCACCAAACGTTCCACCTCGCGCAGATCGTAGGGCGCCCGCAGTCCGAGAATCAGGTGCTCGGCTGTCCTGCGGATGTATCTGGGCGCCGACCTTCATCACGGATGTCTACACCTCCTGGCCTGCGGGGATCACAGGTAATTGACAGTCAACAGTCAGTTACGTCTAATTTCACTACTAGCGTGGCGATTCTCGTCGCGTCCCGGAGGAGCGGTGCATGCGGCTGAGTGAGACCTCGACGGAAAGATCGAGGATCGCCCGCTTCATTCGTGTGATGTCGGTGCCGATCCTGCTCGGCTGGCTGGTGCTGACCGTTGCCACGAACACGCTCCTGCCGTCATTGGAGAAGGTCGGTGCGGATCAAACGGTCTCGATGAATCCGACTGCTGCACCGTCCTATATCTCGATGAAACGCATCGGCCAGAACTTCGAGGAGTTTGAATCCGACAGCAGCGCAATGATCGTTCTGGAGAGCGACCTTCCGCTCGGCGCCGAAGCGCACCGCTACTACGACCGCCTGATCGACAGAGTGCAGGCCGACGACGCTCACGTCGAACACGTCGAGGACTTCTGGGGTGACCCGCTGACGGCGGCCGGAGCGCAGAGCAATGACGGCAAGTCCGCATTCGTGCAGATCTATCTCCGTGGTGATCAGGGCGAAAGCCTCGCCAACGAGTCCCTCGAAGCCGTCCGCGGGATCGTGGACTCGGCGCCGCCTCCGCCGGGGCTGAATGTCTACGTCACGGGAAGCGCCGCGCTGTGGGCTGACCAGCAACACGCGGGCGACAACAGCATCCTGATGGTCACGATGATCACCTTCGTCGTGATCATCGTCATGTTGCTGCTGGTGTATCGATCGATCCGCACGGTCATCATGGTGATACTGATGGTCTTCGTCGTGCTCGGGGTTTCCCGCGGCGCCGTGGCCTTTCTCGGTTATCACGAGATCATCGGGCTGTCGACCTTCGCTGTGCAGCTGCTGACCCTACTGGTGATTGCGGCGGCCACCGACTACGCGATCTTCCTGATCGGCCGTTACCAGGAAGCGCGCGGCGCCGGTGAGGACCGGGAGTCCGCCTACTACACGATGTTTCACGGGACGGCCCATGTCGTGCTCGGGTCCGGTCTGACGATCGCTGGTGCGATGCTGTGCCTGAGCTTCACCAAGCTGCCGTACTTCCAGACCTTGGGAGTGCCGTGCGCGGTGGGCACGCTCGTCGCCGTTGCTGCCGCCCTCACCTTGGGTCCTGCGGTGGTTGCGATCGGTAGCCGTTTCGGACTCTTTGAACCCAAACGCAGCATCAAGTCCCGCGGGTGGCGCCGTCTCGGCACCGTCGTGGTGCGGTGGCCAGGCCCCGTCCTCGTCGCGACATTGGCGCTGGCTCTGGTGGGTCTGCTGACGCTGCCCGGTTACAAGTCGAGCTATAACGACCGCGTGTATCTGCCCGCCGATATTCCCGCGAACGTCGGCTATTCCGCGGCGGAGCGCCATTTCGGCGTCGCGCGGATGAACCCGGAACTGCTGATGGTGGAAAGCGATCACGATCTGCGCAACTCGGCCGATTTCCTGGTCATCGACAAGATCGCCAAGGCGATCTTCCGCGTCCCCGGGATCGCGCGTGTCCAGGCGATCACGCGACCCGACGGCAAGCCGATCGAGCACACGTCGATTCCGTTTCTGATCGGCATGCAGGGCACCACCCAGCAGATGAACGAGAAATATCTGCAGGACCGGATGGCCGACATGCTGGTGCAGGCCGACGAGATGAACACGACCATCGCAACGATGGAGAAGATGTCGTCGCTGACCGCGGAGATGGCGGCGACTACCCATTCGATGGTGGGCAAGATCAAGGACATGACGGTCGATATCGCCGAATTGCGGGACAATATCGCCAATTTCGACGATTTCTTCCGACCGTTGCGCAACTACTTCTACTGGGAACCGAAGTGCTTCAACATCCCGGTCTGCTGGGCCTTGAGGTCGATCTTCGACACCCTCGACGGCGTCGACACGATGACCGACGACATCCAGCAACTGCTGCCGGACATGGAGCGCCTCGATCAGCTGATGCCGCAGATGGTGACCCTGATGCCGCCGATGATCCAGACGATGAAGACCATGCGGTCCATGATGCTGACCATGTATGCCACGCAGAAGGGCATGCAGGATCAAATGTCGGCGATGCAGGACAACTCGGGCGCGATGGGCGAAGCGTTCGATCAATCGATGAACGACGACTCGTTCTACCTGCCACCGGAAGTGTTCGACAACGCCGACTTCAAGAAGGGGATGGAGAACTTCATCTCGCCGGACGGCAAGTCGGTGCGCTTCATCATCGAGCATGAGGGCGATCCGGCAACCAATGAGGGAATCGCGCGCATCGATCCGCTGCGAACCGCCGTGAAAGAAGCCATCAAGGGAACCCCACTTGAGGGCTCGACGATCTATCTGTCCGGCAGCGCTGCAACGTTCAAGGACATGAAGGACGGCAACACCTACGACCTGCTGATCGCCGGGATCGCAGCGGTGGCATTGATTTTCGCCATCATGCTGATGATCACGCGCAGCGCGGTTGCATCCGCGGTCATCGTCGGTACGGTGTTGATTTCGCTGGGTGCCTCGTTCGGGCTCTCAGTTCTGCTTTGGCAGTACATCCTCGGCATCGAACTGCATTGGATGGTGTTGGCGATGTCGGTCATCATCCTGCTCGCGGTCGGGTCGGATTACAACCTCCTGCTGGTCTCCCGATTCAAGGAGGAGCTTCATCACGGGCTGAACACCGGCATCATCCGCGCGATGGCAGGAACCGGGTCTGTGGTGACCTCGGCGGGACTGGTGTTCGCCTTCACGATGGCGACCTTTGCGGTCAGTCCGATGATTGTCATGGGCCAGACCGGCACCGCCATCGCGCTCGGATTGTTGTTCGACACGCTGGTGGTCCGGTCGTTCATGACTCCATCGATCGCCGCACTGCTGGGCCGATGGTTCTGGTGGCCTCAGGTCATCCGGACGGAGGCATCCCAGCGGCGACTGAATGCCAAGGGGATCGGTGCGTCACGCTGAGGCCGCGAGCGCTTTCTTGTCCTCGTCGGCGAATGCGTCCTCCAGTTGAACCGGCGAGTAGTCGACGTCGATTTCGGCCAGTGGTCGGCCGCGGGCACTGCCGATGGTTCCGAGCCGCCGCATCCCCTTGTCGGTGGCGTACGCCGTGAACTCGTCCATGGTGAAGTTGAACGGGATCTCGTCGTAGAGGGCAAACGCATCGTCGGTGTTGCGCAGGGCCAATGGAATGAGCTCTGCCATCTGTTTCTCGAAGACATCCCAATTGGCATCGTCGGCAGCGACGTGGCGCCGGCATGTGAAGGTGCCCCACGCCATGTGACGACGCTCGTCGTCCCCGATGCGCCTCACCAATTCCTGCATGCCGGGCAGAATGCCGTTGTCCACGCAGATGCGGTGCCACGCGTAGTACCCCGTGAGCGCCATCATTCCCTCGATGACGTGGTTGTACGTCGCCGATGCCCTGACCTGAGCGGCAGGCGAAGGATCAGTTGCCAGTGCGTTGAGTGACTTCGGCAGCTCCTCGTAGAACATCTGGCGGTAGGACGGCAGATCGTCCAGATAATGCTGCAGGTCATCGGTCAGGCCGACCGCGTCGAGCCACATCCGAAAGACCTGGGTGTGTTTCGCCTCTTCGAACGCGAACTGGGTCAAGTACATCTCGTCGCCGAGGCGCCCTTCGGCGCGCATGGCGGCCATGAATGGCTGAATGTCCTGGGTCACCGCCTCCTCGCCGGCGATGAACTGCGCGCACAGTCGGGTCGCCCAGTCCCGTTCGAGCTCCGACATGGCTTCCCAGTCGGCCCGGTCGCGGGAGAAATCGATAGCGGCCGGATCCCAGAATTTGGCGTTACCGCCGGCGAAGAGCTTCAAGGGAAGGCTGTCCCAGTTGAGGCCGCCCGCGGCGAGTGAATCAGAGTGGTTCCTGTCCATGACCCCGACTCTAGTGTGACTGCTGTCACAGTCAATGGGAGGTGGAGCGTGCCCGCCATCTGCGGTAGCCGTGGTGGGTGGCGAACGCGCCGACGACGGCCGTTAGGCACCAGATCGCGACCGCGACGTACGCCAACGGTGAATTCAGATCGCCGATCGAGGCGCCCAGCGCCGTGTACACGAACGCCCGCGGCACCGACCCGATGAAGGCGCCAACGGCCATCTGCCACAGCGGCACTCCGAATGCGCCGAACGCGTAGGACGCGAGTGCGTCGGACACCCCCGGGACAAAGCGCTGCCCCACGACCGCCCACAATCCGCGCCGCTCGATCAGACTGTCCAGCCGATCGGCCCGTGCGGTGCCGAGCAGTTCGCGTGCGCTGGCGCGGCCGGCGCGACGGCCGATCAGGCTCGCGATGATCGCCGTCCCTACGGTCGCCCCCAGCGTCACGGCCAGGCCGACTACGGGCCCGAACAACACGCCGCTGCCCGCCGCCAGGATCGGCCCCGGTACGAACACGGCTCCAAGCAGAGCGGACGCCACGACGTAGGCGACGGGGGCGGCTGGACCCGTGGCGGCGACGACGTTGCGAACCGCTTCGACGTCGATCACCCTGACGATCGCCACGAGATAGAACAACCCGAGTAGGAACGCCACCACAACGGCAAGGCGCACGATGTGGCGCCGCCGCGAGGCGGGCGGTGGTTCCTCGATATCGGACATGTTGACTGCGATTGTGCCCGCTGATGTCCTATCGACGCCCTTTGAGGGCGGGCAGCACCTCGTCGGTCAGAAGTTGGACCGACTTCCATGCCTCCTCGATCGGCATGGCGCCGACGAGCGGGTGCAGCACCACATGATCGTGCGGATTCTCTTTCACGTCGGCGACCAACTGCTCGGGCGACATGAAGCGATACCGTCCGGCGGCTTTGACGTCGTCAAGGGTCTCGATCTTCTCCGTGCCATGCATGAACGAATGCACCTCACCGCCACCCCAGCCCGAGTAGACGCCCGCCTCCCATAGGTAGTGCTCGCCGAGTTCGGCCCACGCTCGGTCCGGGTCCTCGTGCAGGAAGACCATCCCGCGGCTGCGGGGCGGCGGCATGACGACGATCGGCGTGTGTCCTGCCTCGGCGCACAGTTCGCGGTAGTAGTCGGCGAGTTCGGGGAGGTGGCTGGGCAGGTTGAGCGGCAGACCGTGTCTGGCCGCCCGCCGGGCGGTCGCGCGCACACTGCCGCCGACGAACACCGTCGGATGGGGGCGTGTCAGCGGGCCGGGGGTGAAGTCCGGTGACGACCACAGTGACATCAGCGTGTCGAGCAGGTCGTCCATCAGGCGGCCGCGTTTGTCGAATGGCGTTCCGAACAACTCGTATTCGACGGGCCGGTATCCCATTCCGATTGTGACGATCAACCGTCCGCCACCGATCGTGTCGGCCATGGCGATGTCTTCGGCGAGCCGTACCGGGTGCCACAGGGGTCCCAGCGTGCAGTCGACGCTGGCGACGACGCGTTCGGTGCGCGATAGCAGGATTGCGGCGGTCATGACGGGATTGCAGCTCCAGCCGTGCCCGCTCTGATGGTGTTCGTCGAAGCTGACGGCGCTCACACCGCGTGTTTCCGACCAGGAACTGAGTTCCATCGCGGCCTGTATGCGGTCGCGGCGTGCGGCCGGGTCGTCCTGTGGCGCGGCGAAATTGAACCGCAGGATCGCCATCGTCATTGGAACGCCTCGTTCACTGGCTGGTGGACGCACCGTCGACGATGAACAGCGCCCCGCTGGTGTAGGAACTCTGCTCCGTGCACAGAAAGGCAATCGTCCCGGCGATCTCGGCTGGTGTACCCAAGCGGCCCAGCGGGATTCGGGCGAGCTCGGCGTCGATGATCTCCGGCACCGTCTGGGCGAGCTCGGTCATCGGGGTGTCGATCACGCCGGGCACCACCGCGTTGACCCGGATGCCGCGCGGCGCCCACTTCACGGCGAGGTTGTGCGTGAGGCTCGCGATGCCGGCCTTGGCGGCACCGTAGCCGGGCACCATGGTCACCGCCCGCAGCGCCGACAACGACGACAGGAACACGACGCTCGCACCGCCAGACGCGGCCAGCGCTTTGCGCAGCCCGACGGTCAGGCGGTAGGGCGCGGTGAGGTTGAGCGCCACGGACGCCTCGAAGCCGTCGGGTTCGGCCTCATTGAGTCCGCCGGGAAAGTTGGCTCCGGCGTTGTTGACGAGCACATCGAGTGTGCTTGTCGCCGAAACCAACTGGTCGATCGAGTCCGTGTCGGTGAGGATGAGCTGCCGGTAGGTCATGCCGGTGAGGTCGGTGTCGTAGTCGCCGGGCCCGGCCTTGGTGCCGGTGATGGTCACCGTGGCGCCTGCGTCGCGGAACAGCGTCGCCGTGGCGTGGCCGATCCCGCTCGTGCCGCCGGTGATCAGTGCCTTCGTCCCGGTGAAGTCGAACGTAGCGCGCGCGGTCAAGAGTAGTCTCCGATTTTCTTGGTCAGCCAAGCGGATTCCCAGAAGTTGGTGCTGGCGGCGAGCAGGTCCTCATGTGCGGCCTTGAGCACGGCGCGTGCGCGCGTGTGTGGCGGGTCGGCATGAACGACGGCCTCGGCGAGATGGATCGCATGCACCGGATGGCCCGCCGCGAGCCGCTCTTCGGCCCGCGCCACGACCCGCTCGGCGCCGGCGAGGTCGACAAGGTCGACGCTGAGCTCGTCAGGTCCGATGTCGTAAAGCTCTGTGGTCGAACGGTGATGGAACCACCCGGAGTAGTTCTCCCAGATAGCCCGCACGTCCCAGGCCACCTTTCCGTAGCCCTGGCCGACCTCTAGTTCGGCGGGCAGCGTGATCTCCCGCATCAGGGTGTAGACGTCCTTACCCGTATTCATGCCCTCCACCGTCCGGTCGTGGAGGTAAGCGATCGCGTCGCGTAGGCGGGTCAGCTCGGCGTGGATGAGATCGGCGCCGCGGATCGGCTCGAAGTGTCCGGTGATCAGGACTTCCGGCCGAAGCTCGCGCACCCTTTCGATCGAGGCGATGGCCGTCAGTGGGTCGCGGTACCGGTCGCCGCGCATCGTGACGAAATTCGGGATATGTCCGAAGACCGGTCCGAAGGTGTTGCCGCACAGACATACCCGTTGTTCAGGAAGCCAGACGACCATCGAGTCGGTGGTCTCCCCGCCCGGTGTTGCCAGCAGTTCGATGGTGCGGCCGCCGACGGTCAGTACCAGCGAGTCGTCCACGTCTATGTCGGCGGAGTGTGCGGCCTGGGCCGGGAGCCGCTTCCCGAACCGCTGCTGGATCGCGGCGATGCCCTTGGCGAGCTTGTCGGAGAACGCGAAGGCGCTGTTGTTGGCGCGGTAGGCCAGCAGACGCTCGTTGTCGTCGCGCCAGTGACGCCAGTTGGCCTGCGCCACCACCTGCGTCTGCGGGTCGCGCATCGTATCGAGTCCGCCGACGTGGTCGTAGTGGCCCTGCGTGACGATGATGTAGCGGATGGGGGACGAATCGACGGCGTCGAAATTCGCTCGGTGGACCTGGCTTTCGAATCCCATCCCGGTGTTGACGACGACGCGGCCGTCGGTGGTGGTCAGCAGATAGGTGTTCGACAGTCCAGGCGAGCACCAGACGCCGGGTACCACTTCCTCGGCGTGTTCGGCCGCTGCCGGGGCGAGAGCATCGGCGCCAGGACGACTGCGGTAGATCGGTTCTTCGCTCAACTAGTGTCCTTCGGGTCGCACATCGAATCGTTCGAAGTAGAAGGCGAATTGCGAGCGTAGTTCGTCGGGCGACACCCCGAAGTGCCTTTGCAGCTCATAGCGCACCGACCCGTGCTTGCCGCGCGGGTTGCTGTCCAGATACGCCTGGAACGCCCTGCGGACCTTGGAGGTGAGCTCGACGCCCGCGCGTGCGTACAGGTCGTCGAGCAGATCGATCTCGTGGCCGTTGAGGTGGTGAAAGCCGATATCGACGCTGCGCTCGGCTGGCACCAGCCCCCGGTCCCGCACGCAGCCGCGCAACAGCCGCTCGACCCGGTCCGACCAATAGTCGAGCAGCCACTGCGGTTCGATGCTGCGGCGACGGAGCCGGTCGGAGTAGGCCATCATCGTGATGGCGGACTGGATCACCGCGACGGGATCGCGATGGGTGAAAGCGACGGTGGCATCGGGGAACGTCGACATCAGCGGGCCGAGTTGCTCGCAGTGCTGTGGCGACTTCAGCACCCAGGTACGGGGACCGCGCAGGAACGTCAATGCCTGCAGGACTTTTTTCAGGTATCCGTAGTGCCGGGTTTGGTCGAGGCTGAGATAGAGGTCTCGCCAGTCGGGGACGCGGGCGTGCCATTCAAGGACATACCCGGCGAAGTCCAGGTCGAGAATCTCGACTTCCTCTTCGATCGCCTCGGGGAAGCGGTCATGCATGGCGGCGGTGGCGGGAGCGCTGATCATCATCGCCTCGTGCTCGTTCTTCGCGCGGGTGTACCGCGGGTCGACGCCGTTGACATCGGGACCCTGGCCCGGGATCGGCAGCGGCTCTTGGCTTTCCCAGTAGGGCAGCGCGCGGCGACGTGGATCGGCGGCCAGCAGGTTGACCAGATGCGTCGTTCCCGAGCGCGGCATCCCCACCACGATGAACGGCTTCTCGATCGGAATCGACTCGATCTCCGGGTGGCGCTTGAGCAATTCGGTCAACGACAGCCGGTTGCGCAGCAGCCTCACAATGCGTTGACGCAGCGTTCCGCGGATCAACTGTGTCAGGCCGCCGTCGTCGTCGATCGCCCCGACGTAGGCGGCAACCCGGTCCCAGAAACCGTCGTCCGCGGCGAAGTCGTCGGCCCCCGCCTCGGCGACGGCCTCGGCGACCATCCGATCGATGTCCAGGTCGACATGGCGGCTTTCGGTGTGTTCGAGAATCTGCCGCTGGACATCGGTCAGCTGCGGTGCGGTCAGGTCGTCGAAGCTGAGCTCAGCCGTGCTGCCCATCGCCGGTCCTCGGATGTGATTGCGTGATTCGAATATTCGACATACTGTTCGATATTGTGACGCTGAACGTAGACGCCGGAAGCGGACGCCGTCAAGTGCCCTCCCCGCCTACCGAACGCGTCGTGGCGGTGATGCACCTGCTGGCCGCCCACCCGGAGCGCAACTTCTCGCTCGCGGACATCTGCCGCAGTCTCGGCATCAGCCGCGCCACCGGCCACGCCATCCTGGCCACGCTCGCTCACCACCGCTGGGTCGTGCGGCACGAATCCTCGGCGAGCTACTCGTGGGGTCCGGCCATCGGCGCACTGGCCCGACCGACGAACGACCGAGAATTCCGCCCCCTGCTGGAGAATCTGTCCGAAACCGTTGGCGCGCAGGTCTTCTTGGCCCGGCGCGAGAATGCGTCGCTGGTGGTCACCGACTCGGTGGGGGATTCGCTCACCGCTCCGCGCGTCACGGCGGGTTTGCGCATGCCGCTGGTGGCGCCGTTCGGGCGCGATTATGTGGCGTGGGCGGGGGAGCCGGCCATCAAGGCGTGGCTCGCTGGGATAGGTGAACCGTCGACCAGACTGCGCAGGCGGCTGACCGCTGTGCTCGCCCAGGTGCGCGAGCGTGGCTATGTGATCGAACGGCTCAGTCGTGAATATGTCCGTGTCTATATGGCCCTGCGTGCGCTGGCCGCCGACGGCGAGCCCGACGAGATCACGGCCCGGTTGGCCGGGGCATTCGCCGATCTGGCGCTGGTCGATTATCTGCCCGCCGAACTCGACGGTAGCTCCGACCATCAGGTGGCGACCATTTCGGTGCCGGTCAAGGACTCCGACGGGCTGGTGTCGATGTCGATCACCGCGGCGCCGTTCCGCGGGCTGAACGCCAGCGAGATCCGCAAGATCGGGGCCGCGGTATGCGATGCCGCCCGACGGATCGAAGAGAGCCGCTAAACGCTCGGAGTGGTCTTTCTGGGTCAACGCATGTGCGGTGAGCAGCGGGCGGAGTGCTATGCCGTTTCGCCGGTCGATCGGTGGGTAAGTCGCATGGGCGTCGCTTCCGATGCGCCAGGAGGGGTACATGACGTCGACAGCTAGAGCAGATACCGGCGAAGACGCCGCCGACGCCGCGGACAAACTCAAACGCAAGATCACCGGACCGTTGTTGTTCATGTTCATCCTCGGCGACGTGCTGGGGGCCGGCATTTACGCGTTGATGGGTGTGTTGTCCGAAGACGTCGGCGGGATGTTGTGGGCGCCGCTGCTCGTTGCCCTGCTGCTTGCCCTGCTGACGGCGGGCTCTTACGCCGAACTGGTCACCAAGTACCCCAAGGCCGGTGGCGCCGCGGTCTTCGCCGAGCGCGCATACCGACAGCCCATGGTGTCGTTTCTGGTCGGCTTCTGCATGCTCGCCGCGGGGGTGACCAGCGCCGCCGGACTCGCGCTGGCATTCGCCGGCGACTATCTCGCCACCTTCGTCGACGTTCCGGCGATCCCCGCCGCCATCGGGTTTCTGGCTCTCGTCGCCTGCCTGAACGCCAGAGGAATCAGCGAATCGGTCAAGAGCAACGTCGTGATGACGGTCATCGAGCTGACGGGTCTGCTCGTCGTCGTCGTCGCGGTGTCGGTAATGGTTGGCGGCGGACGCGGCGACATCAACCGCTCAGTCCAGCTTCCCGAGAGCGCGACGCCTGCCGTCGCGATCTTGGCCGGTGCGATCGTCGCGTATTACTCCTTCGTCGGGTTCGAGACCTCGGCCAACGTCGCCGAGGAGATCCGCAATCCGGGCAAGGTCTATCCCGCAGCGCTTTTCGGCGCGCTCATCACCGCGGGTGTCCTCTACGCCCTGGTCGGAATCGCGAGCGCCATCGCCCTGCCGTCGAGTGAACTGTCGGGATCGTCCGGACCCCTGCTGGCGGTTGTAGCGGCGTCCGGCGTTGGCATTCCGGACTGGTTGTTCAGTGCGATCGCGCTCGTCGCCGTCGCCAACGGCGCGCTGCTGACCATGATCATGTCGAGCCGGCTTGCCTATGGCATGGCCGAGCACGGGCTGCTTCCCGGCGCGCTGAGCCGCGTGCTGCCGCAGCGACGAACGCCCTGGGTGGCCATCGTGGCGACGACGGTGGTGGCCATGTTGCTCACCCTGGTCGGAGATCTGTCGACGCTCGCGGAGACTGTCGTCCTGCTGCTGTTGATCGTCTTCATCTCGACCAACGTCGCCGTGCTGGTCCTGCGCTGCGACACAGTCGAGCACTCTCACTTCCGGGTATGGACCGCGGTCCCCGTTCTCGGCGTGGCGTCCTGCGTACTGCTGCTCACCCAGCAGACCGCCAAAGTCTGGCTCTTCGCGGCCATCCTCTTGGTTGTGGGTGTGGTGCTTTACCTTTCGGCGCGAGTGGCAACTCGGCGTGCGAATCGCACATGAGGTCCATCGCTAGCTACGGTGGTTGACGCGCTCGTGGACGGTCATGATGAGGTGATCGAATTCGGTACGAAGCGCTGACGTCACCTCGGTGAGGGAGTCGAGCTCGGCAACCAGTCGGTTGGCCAGTGCGCGCAGTTTCGTGTTGTTCTCCTGCGATCGCCACTGCAGAAGCTTGAAGGCTTGCTCTTCGTTCATGCCGTAGACGAGCCTCAGCGCTCCCTTGGCCTGCTCGATCACCGCACGTGCTTCAAAGAGCTTCGGCAGGGTCTTGTCGAGATTGTCTCGATGGCCTTGTTCCAGCACATCGGTGAGATCGATGTAGTGGCCGCTCGCGCCAACTACTGCATCGGTCGCATCGAGCATCCGCTCCGCGACCACAATCAGGTTTCGCTCCCGGCCGGCAGTGTCGCAGAGGCGGTGCCGACTGGAGAACGACCCGCCCGAATACCGGGCCTGGTCGAGAAGGTCTTCCACGCTATCTCGTTCGTCGGGGTGCTGGTGCGACAACACCAGAGCGGATGTCGGCTCGACGGATCCAGGCGCATATCCGTGGATCCGATACATCTCGTCAGACCATTCCCAGCGCTGACCTTCAAACCAGAAGCGGAAACTGCCAACCCGCGGATCGGCGTTGTATCGGTGTATCGCGCCATCGGCGTATATCCCCGTGGCATCGAGTTCGGGAGACCCCGCGCCGACCGGGACGTCATCTCGCCCGTACCCGCTGTGAGGCATGACGTCACTCCCGTTCCGTAGATTCCCTGTTTACGTAGACCAGATAATCTATGGCACTAGCAATAGATTTTATATAGCACTAGCGCTGGACTTGCGCAACAAACAGCACATATATTGGCTGGGAGAAGTCACACATTTCCCATCGGCACCACTGAAGGTTTGCGCTACCGATGACCGAGGACGAGACCACCAAGCCCGGCCCGCCCGCGACGGACCGCGGGGTGTACGGCATCTCCGTGGCCGCCGAGCTGTCCGGCGTCAGCAAGCAGTCGCTGCGTCTGTATGAAAGCCACGGGCTTGTGACGCCGGTCCGCAGCCCTGGGGGCACCCGGCGCTACAGCGCGGACGACCTGGTTCGCCTGCAGCGCGTGAGCGAACTCGTCGCCGCGGGAATCAATCTCGCAGGCATCGCCCGCATCCTCTCGCTGGAAGACCAGAACGACGTTCTCAGCGACCGCAACGTCACGCTGAAAGGTGACATCCACGCTCTGCGCGCTGAGAACAAGCGTCGCAGAACGCCGAAGCAGTCATAGATCGCCGCGAAGTCGGGACTGCGGTACGCGATGTCGCCCGCCACATCGAAGAGAGCCGCTAGAGTCCGTCGCCATGACCGGTGACGACAGTGTAGGTCTGTCCGGCTCGCCGGACGGTGTCCCGCGGATCGACGACTGGAACCGGCTGCTCGACGGGCGGGTCGTAGTCGTCACCGGCGGTGGTGACGGAATCGGCGCGGGCATCGCCCGACTGTTCGCCCAACACGGAGCCCTCGTCGAAGTCGCCGAGGTCGATGCTGAACGCGCGGACTACATCTACGACGACGTGTCCAGCGCCGGCGGATCGATCCGCTGCCATGTCGTCGATGTCACCAACGACGACGATGTCGCCAAGCTCGCCGAGGCCGTGCTCTCCGAACATGGTCGGGTCGACGTCCTTGTCAACAACGTGGGGGACTACCGGCCGCTGGTGCCGTTTCACCATTCGACGCCGGAGTCGTGGCAACAGCAGTACGACATGAACCTGCGTCATGTCTTCGCCGTCACAAGGGCTTTCGTCCCGTCGATGATCGACGCCCACCGCGGCAGCATCGTCACCGTGCATTCGGTGGAGGGCATGCGGGGCTACCCCAAAGACCCGGTGTACGGGGCGATGAAAGCTGCGGCGGCGCACTTCACCACCTGTCTGGCCGTGGATCTCGGGCGGCACGGCATCCGTGTCAACGGCATCGGAACCGACCTCTCTCAGACGCCCCAGGTCGACTATTTGACCGGCTATGAGGACGTCGGCGAGCTGTGGGCGTCGTGGGCGCCGGTGGGCCGGGTCGGATGGCCGGAGGACCAGGCCCGGGTCGCGCTATTCCTGGCATCAGATCAGTCGGCGTTCGTCACCGGCCACAACATTCCCGTCGACGGCGGCACCAAAGCCGGTGGCGGATGGCTCTTCTCGCCACGGGAGGGCCGCTTCGTCAACAGATCGAGGAACCTGTGAG
The sequence above is drawn from the Mycobacterium gallinarum genome and encodes:
- a CDS encoding SDR family NAD(P)-dependent oxidoreductase — its product is MTGDDSVGLSGSPDGVPRIDDWNRLLDGRVVVVTGGGDGIGAGIARLFAQHGALVEVAEVDAERADYIYDDVSSAGGSIRCHVVDVTNDDDVAKLAEAVLSEHGRVDVLVNNVGDYRPLVPFHHSTPESWQQQYDMNLRHVFAVTRAFVPSMIDAHRGSIVTVHSVEGMRGYPKDPVYGAMKAAAAHFTTCLAVDLGRHGIRVNGIGTDLSQTPQVDYLTGYEDVGELWASWAPVGRVGWPEDQARVALFLASDQSAFVTGHNIPVDGGTKAGGGWLFSPREGRFVNRSRNL